A region from the Silene latifolia isolate original U9 population chromosome 7, ASM4854445v1, whole genome shotgun sequence genome encodes:
- the LOC141591750 gene encoding ATPase 10, plasma membrane-type has product MAGDLKEPLLNPEEFKQNGIDLERLPLEDVFELLKTSQNGLTSADAEFRLTIFGPNKLEEKPENKFLKFLSFMWNPLSWVMEAAALMALILANGGNQGTDWQDFAGIICLLFINSTISFLEENNAGNAAAALMARLAPKAKVLRDGQWQEQDAAILVPGDIISIKLGDIIPADSRLLEGDPLKIDQSALTGESLPVTKHTGDEVFSGSICKQGEIEAIVIATGVHSFLGKAAFLVDSTEVVGHFQQVLTSIGNFCICSIAVGLIIEIIVMFTVQQRAYRKGINNLLVLLIGGIPIAMPTVLSVTLAIGSHRLSQQGAITKRMTAIEEMAGMDVLCSDKTGTLTLNRLTVDRSLVKVFNKDMDKDTIILLAARASRLENQDAIDTAIVNMLGDPKEARAKIEEVHFLPFNPVDKRTAITYIDADGNWYRASKGAPEQILALCQEKNAIAREVHSIIDNFAERGLRSLAVALQNIPEKRKASNGGPWTFCGLLPLFDPPRHDSAETIRRALNLGVCVKMITGDQLAIAKETGRRLGMGTNMYPSSSLFGHENDENVSLPVDELIEQADGFAGVFPEHKYEIVKILQEKKHVVGMTGDGVNDAPALKKADIGIAVADATDAARSAADLVLTEPGLSVIVSAVLTSRSIFQRMKNYTIYAVSITIRIVLGFMLLALIWEYDFPPFMVLIIAILNDGTIMTISKDRVKPSPSPDSWKLKEIFATGIVIGTYLALVTVLFYWVVNETEFFENHFGVSSLSSNTEKVSSAVYLQVSIISQALIFVTRSQSWSFLERPGILLMSAFVVAQLVATLIAVYAKINFASISGIGWRWAGVIWLYSLVFYFPLDIIKFVVQYALSGEAWNLVYNRKTAFTSKKDYGREDREARWLVSRRSLEGSQSMYEGEGRQRRRNYSLIAEQARRRAEIARLQKEDYALKRHVESVVRLQNLDDDLIFSAHTI; this is encoded by the exons ATGGCGGGAGACCTGAAGGAGCCTTTACTTAATCCCGAGGAATTCAAGCAAAATGGGATTGATTTG GAACGTTTGCCTTTGGAAGACGTGTTTGAATTACTCAAAACTTCACAAAATGGGCTAACAAGCGCGGATGCTGAATTTCGCTTGACAATTTTTGGACCAAACAAACTTGAAGAAAAGCCT GaaaataaatttttgaaatttcttaGTTTTATGTGGAATCCTTTGTCTTGGGTTATGGAAGCAGCGGCTTTGATGGCCTTGATCCTTGCTAATGGAGGA AATCAAGGAACAGACTGGCAGGACTTTGCAGGCATCATCTGCTTACTCTTCATAAACTCAACTATTAGCTTTCTAGAGGAAAATAATGCCGGAAATGCTGCTGCTGCCTTAATGGCACGCTTAGCTCCAAAAGCAAAG GTTCTCAGAGATGGGCAATGGCAGGAGCAAGATGCAGCTATATTAGTTCCAGGAGATATAATTAGCATTAAGCTTGGTGACATCATTCCTGCAGATTCACGTTTGCTCGAAGGAGACCCTTTAAAAATTGACCAG TCCGCACTTACTGGGGAATCATTACCGGTCACAAAACACACTGGTGATGAAGTGTTTTCAGGATCTATATGTAAGCAAGGAGAAATAGAAGCTATTGTAATAGCGACTGGCGTGCATTCTTTCCTTGGGAAGGCCGCATTCCTAGTGGACAGCACTGAAGTTGTAGGACATTTTCAGCAG GTCCTTACTTCCATTGGGAATTTTTGCATTTGCTCTATAGCTGTTGGATTGATCATTGAAATCATAGTTATGTTCACTGTACAACAACGCGCTTACAGAAAAGGGATAAACAACCTTCTTGTTCTGTTGATTGGAGGAATCCCCATTGCCATGCCAACAGTTTTGTCAGTCACACTTGCAATTGGTTCTCATCGACTATCTCAACAG GGTGCCATTACAAAACGCATGACAGCGATAGAAGAAATGGCCGGAATGGATGTTTTATGCAGTGACAAAACCGGAACTCTTACCCTGAATCGACTCACTGTTGACAGGAGCCTCGTCAAG GTATTCAACAAGGATATGGATAAAGATACTATAATCTTACTAGCGGCCAGAGCTTCGAGATTGGAAAATCAAGATGCCATTGATACTGCTATAGTTAACATGCTTGGTGATCCAAAGGAG GCTCGTGCAAAAATCGAGGAAGTTCATTTCTTGCCTTTTAATCCTGTCGACAAACGTACAGCTATCACTTACATTGATGCTGATGGTAACTGGTATAGGGCCAGTAAAGGCGCCCCTGAGCAG ATTCTTGCTTTGTGCCAAGAGAAAAACGCGATTGCTAGAGAAGTCCATAGTATAATTGACAATTTTGCTGAAAGAGGACTAAGATCATTAGCCGTTGCATTGCAG AATATccctgagaaaagaaaggctagTAATGGAGGCCCTTGGACATTCTGTGGATTGTTGCCTCTCTTCGATCCCCCAAGACATGATAGCGCTGAGACCATCCGTAGAGCTCTTAACCTTGGAGTTTGTGTTAAGATGATAACAG GTGATCAACTGGCAATTGCAAAGGAGACTGGTCGACGGCTTGGCATGGGCACAAATATGTACCCCTCATCATCATTGTTTGGACATGAAAATGATGAAAATGTATCCCTTCCTGTAGATGAGCTCATCGAACAGGCTGATGGCTTTGCTGGCGTTTTTCCGG AACATAAATATGAGATAGTGAAAATTCTACAAGAAAAGAAGCATGTTGTAGGAATGACGGGAGATGGTGTGAATGACGCTCCAGCTCTAAAGAAAGCAGATATTGGAATAGCCGTGGCAGATGCCACAGATGCTGCTAGAAGTGCCGCTGATCTTGTTTTAACAGAACCCGGCTTAAGTGTCATTGTCAGTGCTGTCCTTACTAGCCGGTCTATATTCCAAAGAATGAAAAACTATACA ATATACGCGGTTTCCATAACCATCCGTATTGTG CTTGGTTTCATGCTACTGGCATTAATCTGGGAGTACGACTTTCCGCCCTTCATGGTGCTTATTATAGCCATTCTGAATGATG GCACCATCATGACGATTTCAAAAGATCGTGTAAAACCATCTCCGAGCCCTGACAGCTGGAAGTTAAAGGAGATATTCGCTACTGGAATTGTCATCGGCACATATCTAGCCTTAGTAACTGTGTTATTTTACTGGGTTGTAAACGAGACAGAATTCTTCGAG AACCATTTTGGTGTGAGCTCTCTGTCTTCAAATACCGAAAAAGTATCATCAGCTGTATATCTGCAAGTAAGCATCATCAGCCAGGCTCTCATTTTCGTTACTCGCAGTCAGAGCTGGTCATTTCTAGAGAGGCCCGGAATTCTGTTGATGTCTGCATTTGTAGTGGCGCAACTG GTTGCCACTTTGATAGCAGTTTATGCAAAAATTAATTTCGCTTCAATCAGCGGGATTGGATGGCGGTGGGCTGGTGTAATATGGTTATACAGCCTGGTTTTCTATTTCCCTCTTGATATTATAAAGTTCGTGGTTCAGTACGCTTTGAGCGGAGAAGCTTGGAATCTTGTATACAACAGAAAG ACTGCATTCACCTCCAAGAAAGATTATGGAAGGGAAGATAGGGAAGCAAGGTGGCTAGTTTCTCGAAGATCTTTAGAAGGCTCGCAATCCATGTACGAAGGTGAAGGCCGACAAAGGCGAAGGAATTATTCTCTGATTGCGGAACAGGCTAGACGGCGTGCTGAGATTGCAAG GCTGCAGAAGGAGGATTACGCTCTAAAACGGCACGTGGAGTCAGTGGTGAGATTGCAGAATTTGGATGATGATTTGATCTTCTCTGCACATACAATCTGA
- the LOC141589725 gene encoding uncharacterized protein LOC141589725: MQQSYRLQVACLVLAQQLECSGKCNGLSLKVTMVFTAAFTFPGGNSHETGIPIFVGTPSFIIFTMSVAMALFSSITSVLAFTVILTASYLDDDFVVSLPLKMIIGLVSLIFAAAFMMLAFCATIHIVLCHQISLIVVPVSLLAIIPILFFIFLQLPLLVDMFSTTFGNAHLTSPENSYLKRPCIANFN, encoded by the coding sequence ATGCAGCAAAGTTACCGGCTCCAAGTCGCTTGTTTGGTTTTGGCACAGCAACTCGAATGCAGCGGGAAATGCAATGGTTTAAGCCTTAAGGTAACAATGGTGTTCACAGCTGCATTCACTTTCCCAGGAGGGAACAGTCACGAGACAGGTATCCCGATATTCGTAGGCACACCGTCTTTCATTATCTTCACAATGTCAGTTGCTATGGCCCTCTTTTCTTCCATCACTTCAGTATTAGCATTCACAGTGATCCTCACTGCATCCTACTTAGATGACGACTTTGTCGTGTCCTTACCCCTGAAGATGATAATTGGATTAGTGAGCCTAATATTTGCAGCAGCTTTTATGATGCTCGCGTTTTGTGCGACCATTCATATAGTACTGTGTCACCAAATCAGTTTGATTGTTGTCCCAGTTTCTCTGCTTGCTATCATCCCAATTCTCTTCTTTATATTCCTGCAATTACCGCTTCTTGTTGACATGTTTTCCACAACATTTGGAAACGCGCATCTTACTTCACCGGAGAACTCTTACTTGAAACGGCCGTGTATTGCTAACTTCAACTGA